A genomic stretch from Arachis stenosperma cultivar V10309 chromosome 3, arast.V10309.gnm1.PFL2, whole genome shotgun sequence includes:
- the LOC130969272 gene encoding short-chain dehydrogenase TIC 32, chloroplastic-like has protein sequence MWFLGWKGESGFSASSTAEQVTQGIDGHGLTAIVSGATSGLGLETTRVFALRGVHVVMAVRSVESGTKVKETILKEIPSAKIDVMELDLCSMASVRKFASDYISSGRPLNILINNAGVMATPFQLSQDNIEMQFATNHLSHFLLTNLLLETMKRTVRECKREGRIVILSSEAHRLPYQEGIRFDKINDESVYNSYYAYGQSKLANILHAKELTRRFKEEGVEITANALHPGSIITNILRYHGYINAVANMVGKYLLKNVQQGAATQCYVALHPQVKGISGEYFMDSNKATPTHLANDSELAKKLWEFSVSLTNQK, from the exons ATGTGGTTTCTTGGTTGGAAAGGAGAATCTGGCTTCTCAGCCTCCTCCACGGCGGAGCAAGTCACTCAAGGCATTGATGGACACGGCCTCACCGCCATCGTCTCCG GGGCTACAAGTGGCCTTGGTTTGGAGACGACGCGAGTTTTTGCACTGCGCGGTGTCCATGTTGTTATGGCTGTAAGGAGTGTTGAATCTGGCACCAAGGTCAAAGAAACAATATTGAAGGAAATTCCCTCAGCTAAAATTGATGTCATGGAATTAGATCTTTGCTCTATGGCATCTGTTAGGAAGTTTGCATCAGATTATATTTCATCTGGACGTCCACTCAATATCCTAAT TAACAATGCAGGGGTGATGGCAACTCCATTCCAGCTTTCTCAAGACAACATTGAGATGCAGTTTGCAACGAATCATTTGA GTCATTTTCTCTTGACAAACCTTTTATTAGAAACTATGAAAAGAACTGTACGTGAATGCAAACGGGAGGGAAGGATAGTCATTCTATCTTCGGAAGCACACAGACTTCCATATCAAGAAGGAATTCGTTTTGATAAGATAAATGATGAATCAGT GTACAACAGTTATTATGCTTATGGACAATCAAAGCTTGCTAATATTTTGCATGCCAAAGAACTTACGAGGCGCTTTAAG GAAGAAGGAGTTGAAATAACCGCTAACGCACTTCATCCAGGATCAATTATTACAAATATTCTGCGTTACCATGGTTACATTAATG CTGTTGCTAATATGGTGGGTAAATACTTACTTAAAAATGTGCAACAG GGAGCTGCCACTCAATGTTATGTAGCATTGCATCCACAAGTTAAGGGAATATCTGGTGAGTACTTTATGGACAGCAATAAGGCAACGCCAACCCATCTGGCTAATGATTCAGAGCTGGCTAAAAAACTATGGGAGTTCAGCGTAAGCCTAACTAATCAAAAGTAG
- the LOC130969271 gene encoding mitogen-activated protein kinase kinase kinase YODA translates to MPIWWVKSKEAKERKKSKRESIIDAIQQKFKNASEKIRNDKSKGSRRHVIGTRSEKQSQSVVASRISSPSSTYVSRCRSLSELERPLFQQLPLSGSHLPVVSDANSGICLPSRMERASGSKQSPYCPLPASGVVSNRGYPTDAEGYIDTASVSSDSSGYSGDSSDSHLISPLATDYEIGNRATINRSFRLVHRNRSPVTFQNDLGASSSPAPQMCGVKNPSTSPKRSRLHLPNLKIGRTCGLFSAQERSTSSPSRSPVRALGPDQLLNSALWTGKPCPYAASGNYSSPGSGQNSDVGDLPGQVILPLNRYSPECSPIPSPRMTSPGPRSRIQGGAVTPLHPRAGTFPLEITTRHPDDVTKKTHPLPLPPITVTSYCLSPNYSSSTTPSAPRSPARAEIQTSQVSRWKKGKLLGRGTFGHVYLGFDSESGEMCAMKEVTLFADDAKSRECAQQLQQEIMLLSQLQHPNIVRYYGSETVEDKLYIYLEYVSAGSIYKLLREYGQLGENAIRNYTRQILLGLAYLHAKNTVHRDIKGANILVDPNGQIKLADFGMAKHITGESCPFSFKGSPHWMAPEVVHNSNDCNLAVDIWSLGCTVLEMATTKPPWSQFEGVAAIFKILQMKKLPEAPEHLSEDGKDFVRLCLQKNPQDRPSAAQLLEHPFVKKATLERTILTVHPSEASPAIVDELKSLAIGPAKHNLCLESEMGGGTSRPRRLRIGSASSDVHIPRNMSCPVSPLGQRPLGTFDVAGRVPTVPVVSPRTTSGLSTPFNDSGRTISFHGNKQPMFSHEAACLMLRSQDGFHYQDLTHDALRVTRPSRDVIISSDDDALATNYKRVVRREFYNVPQTPMRDCVRMNTYLDCRASTPRQGPTTQMACHLHFSDQRGHRACE, encoded by the exons ATGCCGATATGGTGGGTGAAGTCTAAAGAGGCGAAGGAGAGAAAGAAGTCAAAAAGGGAAAGTATTATTGATGCAATACAGCAAAAATTTAAGAATGCTTCTGAAAAGATACGCAATGACAAATCCAAAGGATCTAGAAGACATGTTATTGGCACCAGGTCAGAGAAGCAATCCCAATCTGTTGTAGCTTCAAGAATATCATCACCCTCCTCCACATATGTGTCCCGCTGTCGAAGTTTATCAGAATTAGAAAGGCCTCTATTTCAGCAGCTCCCACTGTCAGGGTCGCACCTTCCTGTTGTCAGTGACGCAAATTCTGGAATTTGTTTACCATCAAGAATGGAAAGAGCTAGTGGTTCTAAGCAATCTCCATATTGTCCCCTACCGGCATCTGGTGTTGTTTCCAACAGGGGATATCCTACTGATGCTGAGGGATATATAGATACCGCATCTGTTTCAAGTGATAGCTCTGGTTATAGTGGTGACTCATCTGATTCACATCTCATTAGTCCTCTGGCAACCGACTATGAAATTGGAAACAGGGCCACCATTAACAGGTCTTTCAG GTTGGTGCACAGGAACAGATCACCTGTTACTTTCCAGAATGACTTAGGAGCATCCTCAAGCCCAGCTCCTCAAATGTGCGGTGTTAAGAATCCATCTACTTCACCAAAACGGAGTCGTTTGCATTTGCCCAATCTAAAAATAGGCCGTACCTGTGGTTTATTCAGTGCTCAAGAAAGGTCAACATCAAGTCCTTCTAGAAGTCCAGTGAGAGCACTTGGCCCTGACCAGCTATTAAACTCTGCACTATGGACAGGAAAGCCTTGTCCATATGCAGCATCAGGGAATTACTCTAGTCCTGGTTCAGGCCAAAACTCAGATGTTGGGGATCTGCCAGGACAGGTAATTTTGCCTCTTAACAGGTACAGCCCTGAGTGTTCTCCTATACCTAGTCCGAGAATGACAAGCCCTGGTCCCCGTTCCAGAATACAGGGTGGTGCTGTCACACCTCTTCATCCACGAGCTGGCACCTTCCCTTTGGAAATAACTACAAGACATCCTGATGATGTTACTAAAAAAACTCATCCTTTACCGCTTCCTCCGATAACAGTCACCAGTTATTGTCTTTCTCCAAACTATTCTTCATCTACAACTCCATCAGCTCCTCGCAGTCCTGCCAGAGCAGAGATCCAAACAAGCCAAGTTTCACGCTGGAAAAAGGGGAAGTTGCTCGGAAGGGGGACATTTGGACATGTTTATCTTGGTTTTGACAG TGAAAGTGGTGAGATGTGCGCGATGAAGGAGGTAACGCTTTTTGCAGATGATGCTAAATCAAGGGAATGCGCACAGCAACTTCAACAA GAAATTATGCTTCTAAGTCAGTTGCAGCATCCAAATATAGTTCGATATTATGGTTCTGAAACG GTAGAGGACAAACTTTACATATACTTGGAGTATGTCTCCGCCGGGTCTATTTACAAACTGCTTCGAGAGTATGGCCAGTTAGGTGAAAATGCCATTCGTAATTATACTCGGCAAATTCTATTAGGACTTGCGTATCTGCATGCTAAGAACACTGTCCACCG GGACATTAAGGGAGCCAATATACTAGTGGACCCTAATGGACAGATAAAATTGGCAGATTTTGGGATGGCAAAGCAT ATAACTGGGGAGTCTTGTCCATTTTCATTCAAAGGAAGTCCTCACTGGATGGCACCTGAG GTTGTACATAATTCAAATGATTGTAATCTTGCTGTTGATATATGGAGTCTTGGCTGCACTGTTCTGGAGATGGCTACGACAAAACCACCTTGGAGCCAGTTTGAGGGG GTGGCTGCTATATTTAAGATTTTACAGATGAAGAAACTGCCTGAAGCACCAGAACATCTATCAGAAGATGGGAAAGACTTTGTGAGGCTTTGTCTGCAAAAAAATCCCCAGGACCGCCCATCGGCTGCGCAACTTCTAGAGCATCCATTTGTCAAAAAGGCTACACTAGAAAGAACCATTCTGACTGTACATCCTTCAGAAGCATCACCAGCTATTGTAGATGAACTGAAATCTCTG GCCATTGGACCTGCAAAACATAATTTGTGCTTAGAGTCAGAAATGGGTGGTGGTACCAGTCGGCCAAGAAGGTTGAGAATCGGCTCTGCATCAAG CGATGTGCATATACCAAGGAACATGTCATGCCCCGTTTCTCCCCTTGGACAGCGGCCTTTGGGAACATTTGATGTGGCTGGAAGAGTGCCTACAGTTCCAGTAGTTAGTCCTCGTACCACATCTGGCCTATCCACACCATTCAATGATAGTGGTCGTACAATCTCGTTTCATGGAAACAAGCAGCCGATGTTCTCACATGAAGCTGCATGTCTGATGCTAAGGTCTCAGGATGGGTTTCATTATCAGGATCTTACACATGATGCCCTTCGAGTAACCAGACCTTCTCGGGATGTAATAATTTCATCTGATGATGATGCTCTTGCAACCAATTATAAGAGGGTTGTCCGAAGAGAATTTTATAATGTGCCTCAAACGCCCATGAGGGATTGTGTTCGGATGAATACTTACTTAGACTGCCGAGCCAGTACTCCCAGGCAAGGCCCGACAACACAAATGGCATGTCACCTGCACTTCAGTGACCAGAGGGGACACCGTGCATGTGAATAA